Proteins encoded by one window of Oreochromis niloticus isolate F11D_XX linkage group LG17, O_niloticus_UMD_NMBU, whole genome shotgun sequence:
- the LOC102081222 gene encoding deoxyribonuclease-2-beta-like isoform X2 encodes MQIIFWSFITKGQFSRGPTHSSLSLMDVLWMIVLTAGLLGSHCEGAISCKNEIGGDVDWFILYKNKCGFDYVYTDSTDQNLKKNNKPVNNQAGVLANTLNPYFERSSDSAFIAYSDQPPNGNTASSTNGHSKGVVMMDTTNVVWLLHSTPRFPEGDKSNNFYPKSGERNAQIFMCVTLKSAQSAQIAQHLKGINAHIFDKHNPEKLRDSSTAPQPPYHEDLLSAGGQKFTRFVKQISGARDPEEGDLYVTIADTLRSNLYIQTWRSNPEDPNKRPTKYQLVTIMSLKTDAGRWEHGSDHSKWCVSDSENWMCVGDSNRQPSQFKRPGGALCINSKPVADAFREIKSSTDKDSATNCDTDSATNCDPDSDTRPSPSKRLRVGKTV; translated from the exons ATGCAAATCATATTCTGGAGCTTTATAACTAAGGGTCAGTTCAGCAGAGGGCCCACACACTCTTCACTCAGCCTGATG GACGTCCTTTGGATGATTGTCCTCACTGCCGGTCTGCTTGGCTCACATTGTGAGGGCGCTATATCCTGTAAGAATGAAATTGGTGGAGATGTAGACTG GTTTATTTTGTACAAGAACAAGTGTGGGTTTGATTATGTTTACACTGATTCAACTGACCAGAACCTCAAAAAGAATAACAAGCCTGTCAACAACCAAGCTGGTGTCCTGGCAAATACCCTGAATCCCTACTTTGAAAGA TCATCAGATTCTGCATTCATTGCATACAGTGATCAACCACCAAATGGAAACACTGCAAGTTCCACCAATGGCCACAGCAAAG GAGTTGTGATGATGGATACGACTAATGTAGTCTGGCTTTTACACAGCACACCAAGATTCCCCGAAGGAGATAAAAGCAATAATTTCTATCCTAAAAGTGGGGAGAGGAACGCACAGATATTTATGTGTGTAacactgaaatctgcacagtCTGCACAAATAG cTCAGCATCTTAAAGGTATCAATGCTCATATATTTGATAAGCACAATCCTGAAAAACTCAGAGATTCTTCCACCGCACCACAACCGCCCTACCATGAGGACTTGTTGTCAGCcggtggtcagaagtttacacgCTTTGTTAAACAAATCTCAGGGGCCAGGGATCCTGAAG AAGGAGATCTTTATGTCACCATTGCTGACACACTACGGAGTAATTTATACATCCAGACCTGGCGCAGCAACCCTGAAGATCCTAATAAACGTCCTACAAAATACCAGCTAGTCACCATCATGTCATTAAAAACTGATGCAGGTCGTTGGGAACATGGAAGTGATCATTCCAAATG GTGTGTTTCTGACAGTGAAAATTGGATGTGTGTTGGTGACTCAAACAGACAACCATCCCAGTTCAAAAGGCCTGGTGGTGCACTGTGCATTAATAGCAAACCTGTGGCAGATGCATTTAGGGAAATTAAAAGTAGTACTGATAAGGACAGTGCCACTAACTGTGACACTGACAGTGCCACTAACTGTGACCCTGACAGTGACACAAGACCCAGTCCCTCTAAAAGACTAAGAGTAGGTAAAACAGTTTAA
- the LOC102081222 gene encoding deoxyribonuclease-2-beta-like isoform X1: MLALDVCLLSPNKRRCKGSQVRSRLSSGEGLTTLRPRLGFPCQQVKDTSTVVLLCSQGSVSETARSVSLDLTQIIFWSFITKGQFSRGPTHSSLSLMDVLWMIVLTVGLLGSHCEGAISCKNEIGGDVDWFILYKKPAGFDYVYIDSTDQNLKKNNKPVNNQAGVLAHTLNPYFERSSDSGFIAYNDQPPNEESVNCKHGHSKGVVMMDKDNVVWLLHSTPKFPKGDKSNNFYPKSGERNAQIFMCVTLKSAQSAQIAQHLKGINAYIFDKHNPEKLRDSSTAPQPPYHEDLLSAGGQQFKRFVKKISTKSEGDLYVTIADTLKSDLYIQTWHSKPETMDTTTDGHKLYNIKPPFGCDHSKWCVSDSENWMCVGDSNRQPSQFKRPGGALCINSKPVADAFREIKSSTDKDSATNCDTDSATNCDPDSDTRPSPSKRLRVGKTV; the protein is encoded by the exons ATGCTTGCCTTGGATGTATGTCTGCTTTCACCAAATAAAAGGAGATGCAAGGGAAGTCAGGTTCGGAGTCGGCTGAGTTCGGGTGAAGGCCTTACAACTCTAAGACCTCGACTGGGCTTCCCTTGCCAGCAAGTAAAAGACACAAGCACTGTGGTCTTGCTTTGTTCACAAGGATCGGTCTCTGAGACAGCGAGGTCTGTGAGTTTAGATCTAACACAAATCATATTCTGGAGCTTTATAACTAAGGGTCAGTTCAGCAGAGGACCCACACACTCTTCACTCAGCCTGATG GATGTGCTTTGGATGATTGTCCTCACTGTTGGTCTGCTTGGCTCACATTGTGAGGGCGCTATATCCTGTAAGAATGAAATTGGTGGAGATGTAGACTG GTTTATTTTGTACAAGAAGCCTGCTGGGTTTGATTATGTTTACATTGATTCAACCGACCAGAACCTTAAAAAGAATAACAAGCCTGTCAACAACCAAGCTGGTGTCCTGGCACATACCCTGAATCCCTACTTTGAAAGA TCATCAGATTCTGGATTCATTGCATACAATGATCAACCACCAAATGAAGAGAGTGTAAATTGCAAGCATGGCCACAGCAAAG GAGTTGTGATGATGGATAAGGATAATGTAGTCTGGCTTTTACACAGCACACCAAAATTCCCCAAAGGAGATAAAAGCAATAATTTCTATCCTAAAAGTGGGGAGAGGAACGCACAGATATTTATGTGTGTAacactgaaatctgcacagtCTGCACAAATAG cTCAGCATCTTAAAGGTATCAATGCTTATATATTTGATAAGCACAATCCTGAAAAACTCAGAGATTCTTCCACTGCACCACAACCGCCCTACCATGAGGACTTGTTGTCAGCCGGTGGTCAGCAGTTTAAACGCTTTGTTAAAAAAATCTCAACTAAATCTGAAG GAGATCTTTATGTCACCATTGCTGACACATTAAAGAGTGATTTATACATCCAGACCTGGCACAGCAAACCTGAAACTATGGATACGACTACAGATGGACACAAACTTTACAACATCAAGCCACCATTTGGATGTGATCATTCCAAATGGTGTGTTTCTGACAGTGAAAATTGGATGTGTGTTGGTGACTCAAACAGACAACCATCCCAGTTCAAAAGGCCTGGTGGTGCACTGTGCATTAATAGCAAACCTGTGGCAGATGCATTTAGGGAAATTAAAAGTAGTACTGATAAGGACAGTGCCACTAACTGTGACACTGACAGTGCCACTAACTGTGACCCTGACAGTGACACAAGACCCAGTCCCTCTAAAAGACTAAGAGTAGGTAAAACAGTTTAA